From the Chanos chanos chromosome 7, fChaCha1.1, whole genome shotgun sequence genome, the window GTGCTACAGGTTCTATACTGAAGAAAACGCTTAAACACATCTACTAAGATTCCACTGGTGTTGTGACAGAATCACCTAAACATAAAGAGTAGTTAGGTAAAATGAGCAAGAGACTAGACAATATGCCTTAAATAGACAAACAAGTATTTATCGCAGACGTAACCAAGGTACATGATCAGACGGGCTATTTGATACTGATCTGATTGATACAGAGACAGGAGCAGGAAGTCTAACGGCTGGTTTGGCAAATATTATCTCCAGTAATGTGCTACAAGTTCTACACTGAAGTCTTTGAATGCAGAAAATGCTTAAACACATCCACCAAGGTTCCACTGGCATTGTGACAGACTGGCCaaagacaaaactaaaaaaaacccacattctATGAGATGCTTTTTtaggatagaaaaaaaaaactgtcttgtCCACACACGCATTTGAAGCGCTACAAACGCTTTCATtgctttaaaatgtcaaatctTTGATCTTAAACATGGATAGGTATTGTTCAGAACAGACAGTCTGGCAGTTCCAAATAAAACATCTCTTAACAAAGCTGTAACGGACAGACAGGAAAGACAGGCTTAGAGGTACACCTCCTGAGGTGATGTGTCTTATGCCTGGAGCCAGAGGGTCCTGGCTCAGTCTGGTCTGAgaattccttctctctctcaaggcaCCATGGTGAGTCTGGCAAGAAGTGTAGAAGCCAAACCACTGAGCTTTAACAAGATCTTCTCTCCGGCTTTGAGTCATAATTAATTGCTTGATTGTTGATTGTCTTTGAAATACTAACAAATGCTAAGTAGAGACTAATAACTTGTAATGGTAGATCTTTATCATAAGTGGCTCTGAATGGGAACATGACAGTGCTACTGCAAGGTTACAATTTTACATGTAGTAGTATTAATACTAATAAACTCAAAGATGCCATTACTTCAAACCTTTTGTCCCAATCAAAGCCTACACTCTCCTAGCATTCCACACTGCTCACTGTACATGAACACAACTCCGATAATTACTGAGTAATAAAGAGCCTGTGTATCTGTCCACCTGTCATCTCTCCAATGCTTAATCATCCAAAGATTACTCAGATGGGAGGAGAGATTTCTCATCATCAGCAGGTTAAAAACAGCGTTTGCTTTCTTACTCATTATAAACCCAACCCAACACACTCCCATCTCTCAGCCTGTGGGGGATAAGACAGCTGAAATACTACAACGTTGTTATGGAAGAAGCTTTGGCTTTGTTGTGTCTCTGATTTCCCCTCATCAGTTCTCAAAAACAACACTCTGATATGTCTGGGACCACAGGCCTGATAGTGGAAAACAACACTTTTCTAAAGATATCAAACTCTAAATGCTAATGTATTCACCTCTGTCTGTATAAGCTTCTCTGACACCTCTCTGAATACACAGCTGCAGTGAAGTCTATGCTATGTCACCTTATGGGAATAATTACTGAGACAACATTTCATATATGGATATTTGTACACACTTTTAGTTTTACTAACATCCTCTTAAAACTTCAGTCTAACTTGGATAATGAAAATATCCTATGGGCAAaggttttgctgtgtgtttttgacaaaGTTTGTGTGTTGTCTAAAACGGTTTAACAAAGCTTTGTAAGACAACACTTGGCAATGTTATTTTCACACAGCGAATCTTTAAAATGTCCTCGCCATTTTCCCAGTCCTTCTGTATGTGTCGTCTCTGGCGTGTTCATCAAATATGTACATTGAGCTTGGAGTCAAATtacacacaggtcacacagaCATGGGACATCATCGTCTGAAGaacagtcaaagaaaaaaaggtctaTCATTACTGGAGAAACATCTGAAGAAAACCTTTCTACTAGCATTATGCTGGCATGAGTAACTCGACTTCAATAAGAGATACAACGCTGCAGATAAACTATCTTGTAAGAAACACTCTAAGGCCTGTCAAGAGCACAAGGCTCCCTGGTGAACATTTTACTTGCAAGAGTTTCACATATCCTCATGTTAGTCTACAGTAGTTCAGATCGGTGTGCCAAGACATTATACTCTACTTACGCTCTGCAGAGTAACACACAATATATCTCAAGGAGGCAATATTATAGTAGTCGTCCAATCGAATGTCTGAGAACACGTAGCCACAGAGTCGGCCATAACCACAGCAGGTATAAATCACCCCATTCAAGCGTGGGGCCCATTGTCCAGATGATCAGTAGCTCTGTGGTTTCCCTGTGAGATCTTTGTTGAGCCAGAATCATAATTCAAGAGTCCCTTTATAAAAGAAAGGGGTGCCAAataacacccccctcccccccagacATTGTGTAACAGGCCAGAACATGGGTGCGTCTGAGGCCTACAACCTGATAATAGAAGCTTTGTTTAGCCAGGACATCTGAGGGAGAACAAATTGGACAGAGTTTGTGACGGCTTTTTGAAAGCTCTTCAGATCTATCTTTTATCTGCTGAAATGGACATATTATGGTGTGACTGAAAGGTTGTGCGTGTTAAATGGGAGTGGCACAAACTAAGAATTTGCAAAAAATTGGCAGCTTCATTTACTAGTACTGCTCACACGGCTGCTTATCGTTTCTTACAGCCTGTGGAGGATTAAATGTCGATTTCTGATGCTTGGCTGTCCAAATACAAGCTCAGGTTTTAAgatttttattaaaacacatgTGGCCCTAAGCTACCGCCATCTGAGTGGGTTTCAATACAGTCCCTTTAGAATGTGTTCATTCACCGTTATTTATGTCTCTTGGAACTAACATAAAGGGCCGAGATCGTACAAGAATCTCCGCACTTCCCCGGCAAAATATTGTTACTGTCCTGAGCGCAACTGTTTTCGCTGAAACCTTTCCATCCTTTCAGTGAAAGACGGCCGGTAAGATCCTGCTGATTCTACCCAGTCTCATATCCTTACCAAATGTTTGGAATGGACCGTCTTCCTGTGTGTAAGAGTGCTCGTTTCCTGTCTTGCCTGGATGTTTGCCGCACATCAGTTATGGACggtgactctttttttcctgtgcttgCTCACCCAGTACGAGTAGCTCCACTTTGGCCTCATTCTGTCCCTCCAGGTCGTCTGAGATCACCACTTTACAGTAGTACACCCCGCTGTCTCCCCACTGAAGCTCTCCAATGCGCAGGTCAGCTtctagggggaggggggggagataACGGCATACATTTTATTAACATGATTTAAAACAACTTAtacaatacacactctgtttgtctGGGCTGCAGAACGTGGGAACGTACACAGTAGAAACTAGAGAATGCATATACTGGAAATTAAAGGAGGGAGTTTCTAAAATTTGCGTAGAGAATTTAAATAATTTCGTGTTTGAGCTCTATAAGGCGCTAACAGTGGAAGAGCATAATTTCCTTTAGTGGCAGAAGCTTGTAATTCCAAGTTCTCCAGATAGCGGCTTCTCCCTTTTTCACTGAGCTGCAgatgacaaatgtttttttctaattttatgCCTATTCCATCTTTGCAACCAATGAAATGGGACATCTGGAAAAATAATTATCTCTTTGAAGTACTGTACACCTACGCTGAAATACTCAACTGTTCAGACACACTCCATGGAATACACAGATATCATTGCCTTCTAACTGCTCTCCTTGAGCAAAGAAGAGGGTATGGCAGGACGTCGAGGAGTCACAATCTTTAAAAATCTCTGAAATATTCTAGTCAGGCGGAGGGGACAGGCCAGGGAACGTGAAGGAGGTGTGTTTCACAGCATGATGACGGAGAGGTTTGGAAACAGGACTGAGAGTGGGAGTTGACGTGAGCAAGTTTCAAATGTAACAAGGTCTGTGGAGGAGGGACCAGATCCTCCCTCCAGCCCACGGACCACTAAAGCATAAACAGGCTTATTTCAGGAACAGGAAAAGCCCCAAACAATGGATAGCGTTTCCTGTAAGGAGAGAGACCTTGCTATGACCACAGGGCTCAGAGTGCATCAAACAGTTAAGGACCACAACACTTTAGAACTGAAAGTAATGACCTAGCTGCAaactttttgtaaaaaaaaaagaaagaaaaatcaagggCAAATGTCTTTTAGAGCCACTACTCAACAATTAGCAAATTTGTGCATATACGGCAACTGATTTTGACCAGCTGAACCAAAAGTGACTTATTGGTAATGCCTGGAATTTGTTTTTATAGTGTAGACCACTAGACTCAAAGAGCAAATACCCTGATTTTCTTTAGCAGTGCAACTGATTATTCCTAAGCTAAAAAACTTGGCATCTATTACAAAAGATCTCAGTAAAACAGACCCTTTGAGCATCTTCTTGTACAACATGGGAAACCGTGCCCTTTTAAGACTGACAGACTGGCAGACACTCCAGGTCTATGAAAGATTTACACTCATCCCCAGTGAAGTCCTGGCTGGTTACGACATTGGTGGTATTTGGGTGTTTGAGACAGGAGGAATTTGTCTCTAAGTGTTTGAGTTTAGCACACATTTTTTATCAAAGGAGCCAACATCCGTTAATGTAgccaacacacaaaaaaaatactgcactCTCTTTTAGTGGCTGCATTCCAGAGAAAAGtggataaagacagagaaagagagaaagagaggggagagggagagagagagtgggagtaagagagagagtgaaagagagagagagagagagagagagacagagtgatagagagcggaagagagagggtgagagagtgatagagagagagcgggagagagagaaaaagagaaagagagaaagagagaaagagagagagagagagagagagaaagatagaaagagagagaaagagagagaggggagctcTGAGTGGTCTCAGAAAAAAGAGCTAGAGAAAGAAGGATGGAACTGGGTGCCACGTTAATAAACAACTAAcagcaaagaggagaaaaaaaaaatccctttgccactcacacactcatgttaTGCCATGAATTTACTGTTTGGTTAATCTGAAAGACGGCTCTAAATCCAGAGCACATTTTTACAGTGTCGTTCCTATTCAGGTCACAGACCCGTCGCAGTCAAATCCATTTACTAGACTACCTCTCCATCATGCCTCACTTCACAAGGCTGTCCTGAGTGCCTCTTTCTCAcagtttaaaatgtgtgtgtgtgtgtgcgcacgcatgcgcgtgtctgtgtgtgtgcatgtgcatgtgcatgtgcgtgtgcatgcatgagtgtgtgtgtgtgtgtgtgtttcacagggtGTAACTAAAACTCCAAGCACAAAGTGAACTTCAGGCACGTGTCTCTTTCTTGTGTTAATACTTATGTTAATGAAAACCTAATTAGCTACCCTTACAACAGCTTTTATCCCTTTATTCCTTATGATGTCTCAAGAAAGCCTaccagtatacacacacacacacacatatatatatacaactAAACCTTaccaaaagtgacataaaaATCATTGTAACTGCACTGTAAATTACACCATCCTACATTCTTTTACAGTGTTCACTTTTGCACTATTTAACACTAGAGCAGTATGAGTTAACTATTGGTAGTAATGCTATAACTACAGTGCTATGATTACATTATTGTGTCCTTTGTCATTCTACAACAGACTTGCAGTTACTAAAACACTTACATTATAGCTACAGCTTTTCTTCTGTATTGTTCAAATTAACATCTCTCATTGCTGTAACTATTATATCACATCTAAAACTACACATTGTTACAGCGATGAGTGTTACGAGTGCTATGAGTGTGACTTAAGTCAGAAGTAATGAAAATGTGAGTAAGTGGGCATTACTATTAATGATAGAGATGTCTCGGCCCTTGTAGTATTCAGGTAGGGTGATGGAGGATCCGTGTCCGGAGGCCACGATGCGAACTGTCCGGCTGCTGTCTCCGCAGTCCAGGTGGGACGAGGCGCCCAGCTCGGAGCCCCGGACGCCCAGTGTCTCTGGGAAGCTGAAGGCATCTCGCGTACGGTCCCGACAGTAAGACTTGTACCACCACTGAACCACAGGGGTCTGAGTGGACACACTGGAGTACTGACACGGTAATATCACAGACTGGAAAAGCATGGCAAACCGCCTGTCATCTCTCACCGTCACCTGCACCCCTTCACACCACGACACACCtaacatggagagagagagagagagagagagagagagagagagagagaaagagagagagaaagagagagagacagagagagagaaagagagagagttgagcAATGAGAGGAAAACATTACAGTATGAATGATTcaagttcctttttttcccttaaaaaccctcctctctctcccactttctaGAAAATTCTCTTAGAACCGTTCATTAAAAAGCACCTATTTCAAAATTCTATTAAGAAAACGGCCTCCCCTGTGTCATTATAACTAGAGATGGTGGAGCTGAAAATTGCTCTCTGTGAAGAAGTAATCATTACCAAAACAGTCAGGACAGTCTTGGATTGACACAATAGCTAGTCTCTGATCATTAAGTCATACCAATGAATAACATGAGTGAGTGACCCCTTCTaacctctctctatctctgaaacacagacaagcagaggCTTTTGAACTTCTGTTGAACTGCTGAGAATCCTAGCGGCAAACAGAGGATCTGTTATTATTGTAGCTGGAGATTCGTGAAAACATACACGCCTTAAAACATCTGTGTCTTTCCTGAAAACACTCTTTCTATCCCtgcgtgtgtgtcagggagagagagagcatgtgtgtgtgtgtgtgtgcacgcatgtgacTGAACATATGTCAGGAGGAATCCGTAAACCACTCTAGTGAACAAAACTCATAGTATATATAGTATGTGGTGATAGGACTAACATGACTGTCTTTCTTCTATGGGATATAAGATACAGAGGGAATCAGTATGCCATCAGATCAAAGGAAGAAAGGCAAGTCTGATCTAGTCTGAACTCTATTCCTGgaaagaaagaggcagacagagaaatggagagagcgagagagagagagagagagagagagagagagaaagacatagagagagagcaagagagagagcatcatgTGGGGCCTCCTACTTAGGGCTGTGTCAGGAGAATCTTTCCTTGAAAACACTCTGCTACCAATTTTTAGGAAAAACAGTCAGCGAGCTTACGGAGCTGAACCTGCCTGAGCGGCTGATCcatgttttattgctttttcaGGGAAGCCAATGGAAAGGTTTTCATTAAAGTTCTGTGAACACAACGTGAGTCGTGTTCACGAGCTGGGTACAGGGGTTTTCATTAGTTTTGAAAGGGTGTAGGTAGCAAGCACACTTCATGGGAGGCTGAAATAGGTAGGACAGGCACTAGACTCGAGCTCCACATTCCTCACATGACTGGAGGGCTTAATGTGCCCCGCTACTATTTTTTGGGCCTTGGTAAGGCATTATCCTGTGTCTACGATATTATATTTTGTTAAatacagcaaaaataaattaaataggTCTTGTCTGAGGACATTGTTACATATCAGACCTGACCAGGCTAGCTCGGTCAGCTATGTCTGCCCACTGTGGAAGGGAAGGATATATACTCAGTTGTCATGGTGCCCTACTGGCAtttgacagtatttttttttgtgacaggtCAGGCAGGTGTTAACTTTTTgacataaaatgtattattcttCATGTGCCCATGGATCTGTCCCAAATAGGAATAGTCTCAACTGAATGTAACACTGTAGCGTACGATCATCAGAAAAGACTGGCCGAAAGCATATTTCCAATTCTTCTCGGCTACAGGAgcttaaatgaaagaaaatcatcTCCGCTCCTCCAAACTGTTTTCTTGAACAGGTATTTGCTTAAATATAATTTACACAAGTCTACTGTTGCAGTAGAATGGTAGTCGTCGGCAAATCATTTTGACACCTTCGTGGGACAAAATTCTTTGAACAAAACATTGACCAAAAATGCTCGTGTAGGGAGTCTTGAAAAACGTAACTTCTGAATTCAAAGTTACGAAAAAACGCTTccaaatcagttttaaaataaatcgGTGTAGAAAGTAGCGTGAACTGTATTTCAAGCATCTTGACATCCAATAGAGACATTTTATACTTTAACGCAAAATCTATAAATGACGAACAATAACAAGTCTAACCAGATAGGTAGCCTTCGGCGCGCAGCAAcctgttacatttacataaaagtTGGGCTGAGTCTTTATTTTACTCCTATCAAAAAGTGTCTTACCTGAAAAACATATCAAAGAAATCCACAATTTTTGAAGAgaagtcattttaaaaccacTTAGAAACTTCGAATCCAAGTTAAGAAGGCGTgcattttcctttcatttttcgaTACATTCTTCGGACCGCTACTTATGAATACCATCGAGGAGGCTGTGAGTAACGGGACCGTACCACCTCAGGAAGGGGTGTGAgttgccctctctctcattgtaaACAATAGTGTATTCACAAGAGGATGACACGTATTACTCAGAGTAACTAATCTGTAATAGTCTTAAAAGTGAGTGATCCAAAAACGCTCCCAAAACCAAAtagttaaaaaaatgtaaaattgctggaatgttttaaaatagtGAAAGCCTACACATGACACATTTGTAAGGAGAGTAAGCTCTTCAGTTTCCGCACATAAGGCtattttcaaataaacttttgtagtttttattttgtaaggGAACTAAATATTTCTATTTATGGAATTTATCATCCTTAATCTAATGTTCAGTAAACAAAAAGTTCGgtggggtcttttttttcttcttctcatctTATGTTAAACACTTCTTCATTATTTGTGGAATTGAGTCTTACGTCGTTCAGATGAAATACCCTTCGATAAAACAGCACGTCTTGTGATAAAACGCCACCTGAATCGTAATGGTACGAATGCAAGAAAAAATCGTTAGTGATAACAGATCAGCAGTGCTTCTCCACGACATTCCCGTTGGTAAATAGGCTATTCCAGTTTATACTGACCAGCGTGGTCCCCCTAGTGTTTAATTATTCGAAGATTTTGCTCAAGACAAATAGAATGAAATTGTTTTATACCAGACGTtgctttatttacagtttttcagCTCTATCACATGAACAATGTAAAAGAGGCTAGAGCAAAACAGTAGCCTAATTTCGTGAATTTTACAGTCGTTACGTAAAAAGTGTATAAGTGTAGAATTCAccaattttccaaaaaaaaatgtaatgctgGCTCAAGTGATGTCTCAGCTTCTACAGTTTTATGGTCATACTTACATATTCAGCAACAGAAAAGGCAGTAGAAGGTCACAGTTTATATGACTTTAGTTTATCATTGTCAATGTTCAAAACTaaattttaaatacaaaaataggTTAATGAATATCTGCTTTTTCCCATATCCTTTCAAAATCTGCTAATTAATCTGATTAAATTAGCTAATTAAATCTGCCAGGCCAACAGAatcttaaaaacacattaaatttcTCCATTTACATATTAAATTAAGACTCTGAATCCCAACCTGCCCAATGTAAAATTGAAGCACTGATTAATCCCTGACATTGGAAGCTGAAACACTGTGTTCTCAGCCATGACTAACTGAAACACCTGAGTTACAGTCTAGCAAGTTACTCTACTATACCTCTACTGTAAAGCCATTCAACTGAACTACTCAACAACAAAACCCCTATTTCTAACAGCAATTCCCATTATCTCACTgacaacagcaggaaaaaaattaacaacTTAGCATTTCATATTCTACTTTTTAGCCGttataacatttaaaatattgttcattaaaatgaatttagttAAAATCATAGTTTATcgcaaacatttaaaatgctgtTCAATAAAATGAATTTAGTTAAATCATAGTTtatcatacaaaaaaaccccataaaaacatcataaaaaccATAGTTCATAAAACCAAATATATCAGTGGTTTCTAAATCTAAGCAACATGGAAAACAACAGCAACTGATATCTTGAACACCATACATAATCATAGTGCATATACATAAGATGTTTAAAATCTAAAGCAGGTCACCCATAACCACagttatatacattttaaaaaggaaatgaaatggagattttaaaaaaaagataatttgTTTCTACATAACAAACCCCTGAGGTTCAGGTTAGTGGTGGGACTAATCTAAGAAAAGCAATCTTTGAATCGTATCGTGTTTTGTATGGatttaatatgtttttcaaAACGGTGTGGTGAGTTACAGATAATTTATGCTGAGATTGAATTTAACCATCAGATGGGGAAGTTTAAGAAACAGAGTCATGATTCACTTTCTGACTCAGTTAAAACAGGAACATCCGGACAATATAACTATAATTATCGACAATGCTATCTCAGCAAACGTATTCTGTCCTCCCTCAGTAACACAACCTTTACAGTGATTCAGGGATTCCAGAAAGCACACAAAGTGTTAGTAACTAAATGGACCAGGTAATCTAAGACACTGTTGTCCTCTCTAAAACAGCTGGCTGCTATATCCAAGTAACTGTAGGTTTTGAACCAAAGATTTGTGCAGACCTTAGTAGTAGTACTCTAACTAGCTACTAGCGCCTCTAGTCTCTGTACTCTCCTGGAGAGGGTTTGTTGGGTGGAACACTTGGCGGCCTGTCAGGATCGTCATAGCGATCATCATAGCGATCGCGACGGTTGTCATGGCGATCACGGCGGTTGTCGCGACGGTCATCGTATCTGTCGCGGCGGTCATCGTAGCGATCATCATAGTGATCTCGGCGGTCGTCGTACCTCTCTCGCCTGTCGTCATAATCGTCCCGTCGATCAGGGTAGCGATCCCGCCGGTCATCATGGTCACTGCGTCTGTCATCGTAATCACTTCGCCGATCGTTGTAGTCACTGCGTCGATCATCATAATCGCTTCGCTGATCATGGTAGTCACTGCGGCGGTCActgtagtctctctctttctcactgcgCTCATCTTGGCGGTCGTGCCTGTCGACATAACCGTCACCATTCTCGTGGTGTTCTTTATCAGTGTACTCAACATCCTCTTGTTCTCTggagcaacagagagaaatgaaattatGTATAACCTTCAAACTGTAAATGTAACTTTGagcattttgaatttgaaaCTTCTGAATTTGCATACCCCATAGCATACTCCTCGCCcttattcttctttttcctgcagcagcagcagtaaatAATGACGGCAAGAATCAAAACTGCAATCGCACCAACTGAGGCTATGATGGCAGTGGTGGCTGTGCTCATCAACGATCCTGAAGGAGGGAACACATGGTGTGGAGgacaataaatgaaaaaaaaataaaaagaaacgcACGACAAGAACCAAGAAAAGTGATGGATattgaagagaagagaagagaagagaagagaggagaagaaaaatgaagagaagagaagagaagagttaGGTTCTCCTATGGTTTAATATACATGGTACTCCATGGTAAAATCATTACAGTTCTTACGTGGCATGACAGACAAGGTCACGTTACATGATGCAGAGCGAATTTTATTGGTCGATGTGCAGATGAAATAGCCAGAGGTTTCCCTGGAGATATTGAACAGGGACAAAACTCCATCTTCTGCAAGAGAACAATGGAACATGATACAATCAATCCAAAAGGAAAAGTCTACGGATGTATAAAACTAGACTTgtgcacacaaataaaacacacctcCCTTACAAAAGCTTCCAGAAGTCCAGAAGTGTGTTAattcacacaaaatatatatagacatgaataaatacaaaccgcaggtacatacatacattttcacaaatgaaCACCCTGTTTGTCAAACCCTAAATACATTTCTTTGtctaacacacatatacacttaaacacatactcacatacacaaagacacatgcacactcacaaagaTATGCACATACTTTCTGTGGCCTTTAGGGGGAGGCTTGGCAGTGGATTATTGTTTGTATCATAGTTCTTCCACTTGTATATGGGTTTTGGAGAGCCCTCCTCTGAAAAACAGGTCAAGTTGACGTTGTTGCCATACTCAGCAGTGCCTTGGATCTTGCAGATGGGTTTGGATGGAGCCACTGTCGAGGTGAAGGTAACAATGTTATCACCATTTCAACTCAATGTTCTTTTCACTAGTGGAAGGACACAAGTGATGATGAAGTGCCTACAAATCACCTCAATCTAATGCCTTCTTCAGATTTCAGCcttcatttttgacattttagaaccacttttctctctaaatgttttgaaatttgtttAGTTTCTCTTGAAAAGTCCCTGGAAGGCATCATGACACCCCATCATCTTGAAAATAcagatgaaaaactgaaaattcatGATGTAAGGTTTATATTTAGAATGTGAACCTTAAATGGGTCACAACCAAAAAATCTACAAAACAGTGCATCTACAAACAGTGCATCTACAAAACCTTTATCGTAAAACAATGAGCATCACTGGGCGAAGAGCAGTGTCCCATTAAACATGAGAAATGTCAGAGAGAATGTTCCTCTTTCCGCTGCCTTTTACACTTCTTTCTAccattgttctttttatttcatatacCTGTCTTTGTCTTCGTTTTGATGTGTAGTTATAGTTTAATTCTAATACTCTGTTACTATTAACCAGATGAATGAATTAGCAGCAAAATACGCCAACATTCTCCAAATTTCCCAATCTCGTGGGTGCGTTCAACAGCCCTTACTGGTAGTTTAACCCTTACCCAGAACCACCAGATCAGTGGTGTCAGACGGGTTGCCTTCATCATCCAAGGGGATCTGGACCTTGCACTCATGTAATCGGGTGTCCCGCATACTGACTTTCTGGAGCTTCAAGTTGATCTTTCCTCTGGTTATGTCATGATCCAGTGTCACCCTGCCTTCATACTCTGACTTCACATCCAGTATGTCGCCAATATAGTAGTAAGTCAGAATAGGGATCTGTAAAATGAGAGGATGTCAGAGAGTGATAGTGTGTTGTGATGAGCGATGGAACTAACAGTCTCCTACGCCTTAAGCCTTCAAGGCTTTAAATGTTTGCGTGGTTGGACCAGCACAAGACAACTCATAGCCTGTTTGATAATACGGAATCATTACAAACTCTGTGACCAGCACAAAAGCTGGAATTTTTGAGACTTTGTCCAAATTCTTACCCTTAACTCACTACAACCATCAAAGTATGTTACTGATCTCAAATCAGCATCTACTGGCGGAGAACGTGTCACTGGGGTGCACCAGGAAAGCTCTATGATGGCTTTTTCAGAGGACTGTCAGTGATTCTAAAATAAATCTAATTGCAAACCAATCTTTTGTGTGGTCCTGTGTATGTACAATAATCTCTAATGTTATTGTTGACCACTACAACTGATGACTTATAGTTCAGTTTTTGCAAGTATTGTTTTCTGAGATAATAGGCAGAAATGGTACATGTCTTTATAGGTAGCTTGTAATACCGTTGGATAGGCAGTAATCAGAGTTTACCATGCTTTGTGTAATGTTAGgaagacaaaaacaagaatATGTGAATTTTTCTGCAATAAGAGGGATCTatcttatgttttgtttgttttacctcagGGTCATCTTCGAGATCAGGACTAGCACTCCAGCTAACAATAACGTTGGTGGTTTTTGTTACCGG encodes:
- the gpa33a gene encoding glycoprotein A33 (transmembrane), paralog a, translating into MVSSIEVTIPQPVYEVARDDNITLPCSFKPKSPVTKTTNVIVSWSASPDLEDDPESLRLLVPSLITTHYHSLTSSLDVKSEYEGRVTLDHDITRGKINLKLQKVSMRDTRLHECKVQIPLDDEGNPSDTTDLVVLVAPSKPICKIQGTAEYGNNVNLTCFSEEGSPKPIYKWKNYDTNNNPLPSLPLKATEKDGVLSLFNISRETSGYFICTSTNKIRSASCNVTLSVMPRSLMSTATTAIIASVGAIAVLILAVIIYCCCCRKKKNKGEEYAMGEQEDVEYTDKEHHENGDGYVDRHDRQDERSEKERDYSDRRSDYHDQRSDYDDRRSDYNDRRSDYDDRRSDHDDRRDRYPDRRDDYDDRRERYDDRRDHYDDRYDDRRDRYDDRRDNRRDRHDNRRDRYDDRYDDPDRPPSVPPNKPSPGEYRD